In a genomic window of Helianthus annuus cultivar XRQ/B chromosome 10, HanXRQr2.0-SUNRISE, whole genome shotgun sequence:
- the LOC110886951 gene encoding uncharacterized protein LOC110886951 translates to MATANSHMSLLLLLALVALTPSTSAASLNLDLDLHLLLQLQGFPPGLIPEPVEDYDISIASILPPTFSFTVYFKEPCYVTYVYPNYFAPVFTGKITLGKISGMRGHKDKLPSTGVWTDMYGVTMVGTKLVFKFATETIAYDRALFEEVKNCTYGPLIPDQSNELVSQLPISAE, encoded by the exons aTGGCAACTGCTAATTCTCACATgtctctcctcctcctcctcgccCTTGTTGCACTCACACCTTCCACCTCAGCCGCATCCCTAAACTTAGACTTAGACTTACACCTACTTCTCCAACTACAAGGATTCCCCCCCGGCCTTATACCTGAACCCGTTGAAGATTACGATATATCCATCGCGAGCATTTTGCCACCCACCTTCAGCTTCACCGTCTACTTTAAGGAACCATGTTACGTAACGTACGTATACCCCAATTACTTCGCCCCGGTGTTTACCGGAAAGATCACCTTAGGTAAAATTTCTGGGATGAGAGGCCATAAGGATAAACTCCCGTCTACGGGCGTATGGACAGATATGTACGGCGTCACAATGGTTGGCACTAAGCTCGTGTTCAAATTTGCGACTGAAACTATAGCGTACGATAGAGCGCTGTTTGAAGAGGTTAAGAATTGCACATATGGTCCTCTTATTCCTGACCAATCTAACGAACTCGTCTCTCAG CTTCCAATCAGTGCAGAGTAA